The Maniola jurtina chromosome 1, ilManJurt1.1, whole genome shotgun sequence genome has a window encoding:
- the LOC123869035 gene encoding uncharacterized protein LOC123869035: MSSAKSKKRKGASCDRKITTKNKHVEDQKSDVLVLPPDLLQKLGINLENIQSPQLSLIENNAGACSDSNEFLRTEASELNTANKYIHNDEKETSILETASLMKASVFLSPTFSSLKSNISLYTESNNSEICIEEIISKTSDTIKTDKQNKHFNNKDELKADCLNNINTKINDCKKSICENEIQLANVKSTYKDIDDNIEPVKTSAKGLKEKNEHLKAIQMKSNNTKEEEILEFESIKISKQNNSAHKNALIPTASLTLDTTISLSNKSTERNESSSSNTIEDRSKRHQDTTKNKQCKQKINQDKHDSSAKCSLEEFDSQLNERKTPKVSNVNDRVIKRGKGELDNNSNNCSSHDENVKLRASLEDELNSESIVEKKYGENISVQHDLNTRTIAKKTNGDIYLPTTSECQNDIRNKPIDVMCNEENKSYDSHEELCEAKKIGHENNNLDKGQKDNEVDSNCTENAPCISQKLIDNIDNRSSESKSSLGKVEEMAFYLSQHTQSSMIKNIKTTQSTSISKSCIQGVEKPGGDIKSIHLNRNIKTYSRHRNPKLSNTTSVPLVSYSEYNVGSDIDYNINDINLYSGTEKLHTFCLCDDYGNFFNYDFDNGYGHIHFWERKEIQCSVETLLSIYEESNLTDEKEVNLLSIFEIEDIDEESQQGMPSDSETNICWNYDGNNISKKENQEYNPQKLPNMNDVECVANKNDHIDNAETLLNKGKRKRVDKTSESESESEKLSNKKATTSIKYGGCGSKSNNHNISKAHCLIALRAGKEINDDKAADITQTSEIVIEVPLAHEMLKKEKSEKPVLDIKSEKKQMTELRKRQKTEIKENVEEPLQLGNVEKQLTGKDLWQTENREDQVVEVFQIVTEEEQNIQMPVLQLLETGLNQEAVVQLEGTGENQEAEMPVSFEIGQKQVHEGQKQAPKVLTLQGKTEQKQAVVSVFEIENRQKQVAEVPAVDTKEKYVTCGVCKTIIYDSLWMEHITQEHNYIAWKDGEQPLDYEDEEDIRHYLNNIIKEVGELVCKICGLKRKFAKSYLKHIKNCPIAGQSDDQIVDQATTPVSIKSEEIDSENTRGRRARKERNYKDDTESSEALNVENIKKEKINKIGKDKTRKSDAEIVKKVETENFTVKCGVCKLELSNAQWMEHIFKEHDYLAWQEGEPEIDMNDKQQVYDHLFYITKQNDGLTCKKCGLTRRYVKSYLKHIDICEGETETPNSTVGSDGAMDVSTIDTLILDLSNDEKTKCGVCHMDVEAKQWFNHVHKCHAYLAWKEGKPALDLENEQEIQEYLYFVSKKYNGLICHKCGLNRKYVKAYLTHLESCESKLLDASIVGDGTSNKDSFICAVCSEEVDPKEWNNHAMKMHYNIAWAVGDYPVDVKNASAVEKLLKVYQKQNGSFKCKICGMKRASAMGFYVHIIQCGKTEEEIDQFKVFCELCNSKYLCFYKSQHGIMHREQELSKRRKLMNCEKEETQDSTQEGTEIDSPQTGPLSGRRRAAEKARQFIEKSETFAHKCSKCGYGADDKAELDEHACTKVKYKDYSDSEDSALIESADESLDSAVDSNLSDEEACSERRRKKGHGDLSAATKVPRIPFAVKCAKSYLKQSMDDYRNAFLTNGALYPRWRTCDIELIADDQIAPYLPTLKESCNVIIGRSDPVTYNLFQAKKQNGFSIFVGGCIQAISWAPPHLGDSSDALGHFLAVVCHNNVDAPRLDCAKTYEYSGLIQIWDFGDLSSTYPEFALGIAHDYGTVWAIDWCPSGVRDVFPLEEDNESNSCTFLRLGLLAVACSNGSAYIFSVPYPSIVKFNDKNVYKLTPVAELRLSRGMRRDSCQATSISWSPQNGHGTVMVGYSSGTVALYNLECDSPLLMEKEGAVNIFYPFLDERPHSSCITDVKTFPSSVGAGLMSSVSPTGSETAQMRGFARIHKHLSSTSSAFAPHWPALMVSGNELIVNQAVNELDFWHQGRRTGAVQRCCGCLYCGHMANFAPPVLKILTTHPAYTDFNKEPIAVFQMRPLSKKRPKQKNDELQVKLEPLTYHDAVKLYALDFKLIKDLDKESAKQLNKPREQYPERFPLSDVPSMAFYPSQKHHKKLAVATHAGIIFILTDDVAL; this comes from the exons atgagCTCTGCCAAgtcaaaaaaaagaaaaggcgCTTCTTGTGATAGaaaaattacaacaaaaaataaacatgtCGAGGATCAAAAAAGTGATGTTCTTGTTTTACCACCAGATCTTTTGCAAAAATTAGGCATTAATTTGGAAAATATTCAGTCACCGCAGCTTAGCTTGATAGAAAACAATGCAG GTGCCTGCAGTGATTCAAACGAGTTTTTAAGAACAGAAGCATCTGAATTGAATACAGCTAACAAATATATTCACAATGATGAAAAAGAAACCTCTATTTTAGAAACGGCTAGTTTGATGAAAGCATCTGTATTTCTTAGCCCAACATTTAGCTCGTTGAAATCAAACATTAGTTTATATACAGAAAGTAATAACTCTGAAATATGTATTGaagaaattatttcaaaaacttCTGATACCATTAAGACTGATAAACAAAACAAGCATTTTAATAATAAGGATGAGCTAAAAGCAGActgtttaaataatattaacacaaaaataaatgattgtaAAAAAAGCATTTGTGAAAATGAAATACAATTAGCTAATGTAAAGTCTACTTATAAGGATATAGATGATAATATAGAACCTGTGAAAACCTCTGCAAAAgggttaaaagaaaaaaatgagcATTTAAAggctattcaaatgaaatctaACAATACAAAAGAGGAAGAGATATTGGAATTTGAaagtattaaaatttcaaaacagAATAATTCAGCCCATAAAAATGCATTGATACCAACAGCATCACTAACTTTAGATACTACAATTTCATTGAGTAATAAATCAACAGAAAGGAATGAATCTTCATCATCAAATACTATAGAAGATCGATCAAAAAGACATCAAGatacaacaaaaaacaaacaatgCAAGCAAAAAATTAATCAAGACAAACATGATTCTAGTGCCAAATGTTCTCTTGAAGAATTTGATAGCCAACTTAATGAACGCAAAACTCCTAAGGTCAGTAATGTTAACGATAGAGTTATTAAAAGAGGGAAAGGAGAACTGgataataattcaaataattGTAGTTCACACGATGAAAATGTCAAATTACGTGCAAGTTTGGAGGACGAATTGAACTCAGAGTCGATAgtcgaaaaaaaatatggcgaaaATATCAGTGTGCAACACGATCTAAATACACGGACTATTGCTAAGAAAACAAATggtgatatttatttacctactacttCAGAGTGCCAAAATGATATTCGAAACAAACCAATTGATGTCATGTGTAACGAAGAAAATAAAAGTTATGATTCTCATGAAGAACTATGTGAAGCTAAAAAGATAGGgcacgaaaataataatttggatAAGGGCCAAAAAGATAATGAAGTAGATAGTAACTGTACTGAAAATGCTCCTTGCATTTCTCAAAAATTGATTGATAATATTGATAACAGGTCCTCAGAGTCAAAGTCATCCTTAGGTAAGGTAGAAGAAATGGCTTTCTATTTAAGTCAACATACACAGAGCAGCAtgatcaaaaatataaaaacaacacAAAGTACAAGCATTTCTAAATCATGTATTCAAGGTGTTGAAAAACCTGGTGGAGATATAAAGAGCATTCatttaaatagaaatataaaaacttactctaGGCATAGAAATCCAAAATTATCTAATACTACAAGTGTTCCTCTTGTATCCTATTCAGAATATAATGTAGGTAGCGATATAGATTATAACATTAACGATATAAATCTATATTCCGGAACTGAGAAATTGCATACTTTTTGTTTGTGTGACGATTACGGTAATTTTTTCaattatgattttgataatggtTATGGACATATCCATTTTTGGGAGCGAAAAGAAATTCAGTGCTCAGTTGAGACTTTGTTAAGCATATATGAGGAGAGTAATTTAACAGATGAGAAAGAAGTAAACTTGCTAAGCATTTTTGAGATAGAAGACATAGATGAAGAAAGCCAACAAGGAATGCCTAGTGATTCTGAGACGAATATCTGTTGGAATTATGAtggaaataatataagtaaaaaagAAAATCAAGAATATAACCCTCAAAAGTTACCAAATATGAATGATGTAGAATGTGTTGCTAATAAAAATGATCACATCGATAATGCTGAAACTCTGTTAAACAAGggt aaaaggAAACGTGTAGATAAAACATCTGAAAGTGAATCAGAGAGCGAAAAACTTAGCAATAAAAAAGCAACTACATCTATCAAATATGGAGGGTGTGGTAGTAAATCGAACAATCATAATATATCTAAAGCACATTGTCTCATAGCGCTGAGGGCAGGCAAAGAAATa AATGATGACAAAGCAGCTGATATCACACAAACTTCCGAAATCGTTATAGAAGTGCCTCTAGCTCATGAAATGttgaagaaagaaaaaagtgaAAAACCTGTATTAGATATTAAATCTGAGAAAAAACAGATGACTGAACTACGAAAACGACagaaaacagaaataaaagaaaacgtGGAAGAACCCTTACAATTAGGGAATGTAGAAAAACAATTAACTGGAAAAGATTTGTGGCAAACAGAAAATAGAGAAGACCAAGTAGTTGAAGTATTTCAGATAGTAACAGAAGAAGAACAAAATATTCAAATGCCTGTATTACAATTATTAGAAACAGGTCTAAATCAAGAAGCTGTAGTGCAACTAGAAGGAACTGGAGAAAACCAGGAAGCTGAAATGCCTGTATCATTTGAAATAGGACAAAAACAGGTACATGAAGGTCAAAAACAAGCACCAAAAGTACTTACATTACAAGGAAAAACAGAACAAAAACAAGCAGTTGTGTCTGTATTTGAAATAGAAAATAGACAAAAGCAAGTAGCTGAAGTGCCTGCAGTTGATACAAAGGAGAAATATGTAACTTGTGGTGTGTGTAAAACCATTATTTATGACAGTTTATGGATGGAGCATATAACTCAAGAACATAATTACATTGCTTGGAAAGACGGTGAACAACCTTTG GATTATGAAGACGAGGAAGATATTCGTCATTAtctgaataatataataaaagaagTTGGCGaattagtttgtaaaatatgtggccTAAAACGCAAATTCGCAAAATCTTATTTAAAGCATATTAAGAATTGTCCAATCGCG GGACAGTCAGATGACCAAATAGTGGATCAAGCTACAACACCAGTTTCCATTAAATCTGAAGAAATAGATTCAGAAAATACCAGAGGCAGAAGAgcaagaaaagaaagaaactaTAAAGATGACACAGAAAGCAGTGAAGCATTAAATGTAGAAAatatcaaaaaagaaaaaatcaataaaatcggTAAAGATAAAACTAGGAAATCAGACGCAGAAATTGTTAAAAAAGTTGAAACTGAAAATTTTACAGTTAAATGCGGTGTCTGTAAGCTAGAACTTTCAAATGCTCAATGGATGGAACATATATTCAAAGAACACGATTATTTAGCTTGGCAAGAGGGAGAGCCAGAAATA GATATGAACGATAAACAACAAGTATACGATCACTTATTTTACATAACAAAGCAAAATGATGGATTAACTTGCAAGAAGTGTGGATTAACACGTCGATAtgttaaaagttatttaaagcACATAGACATTTGCGAGGGCGAGACG GAGACTCCTAACAGCACAGTGGGTTCCGACGGTGCCATGGACGTCAGTACTATTGATACACTTATTCTGGATCTGAGCAATGATGAAAAGACGAAATGTGGAGTGTGCCATATGGACGTTGAAGCCAAGCAATGGTTCAATCATGTACATAAATGTCACGCCTATTTGGCTTGGAAAGAAGGAAAACCAGCTTTG GACTTGGAAAATGAACAAGAAATTCAGGAGTATTTATACTTTGTGAGCAAAAAATACAATGGTTTGATATGTCACAAATGTGGCTTGAACAGGAAATATGTGAAGGCATATTTGACCCACTTAGAGTCTTGTGAATCTAAGTTACTTGATGCCTCTATCGTAGGGGATGGAACTTCTAAtaaag ATTCGTTCATATGCGCTGTTTGCTCCGAAGAAGTGGATCCAAAAGAGTGGAACAACCACGCGATGAAAATGCACTACAATATTGCTTGGGCTGTAGGCGATTATCCTGTT gATGTAAAAAACGCCAGTGCAGTCGAAAAACTATTAAAGGTGTACCAAAAACAGAATGGCAGTTTCAAATGTAAGATATGTGGTATGAAAAGAGCGTCGGCCATGGGCTTCTACGTGCATATCATACAATGTGGGAAAACGGAAGAA GAAATCGATCAATTTAAAGTGTTTTGCGAATTATGCAACAGTAAATATCTGTGCTTTTACAAAAGCCAGCACGGGATAATGCATAGAGAACAGGAATTATCGAAGAGGAGAAAGTTAATGAATTGTGAAAAAGAAGAAACGCAGGATAGTACACAGGAGGGTACTGAAATAGATTCCCCTCAAACTGGGCCACTCTCTGGACGAAGACGTGCTGCTGAAAA GGCAAGACAATTCATCGAGAAATCTGAAACG TTCGCACACAAATGCTCCAAATGTGGCTATGGCGCGGACGACAAGGCGGAGTTAGACGAGCATGCTTGTACCAAAGTGAAGTATAAGGACTATAGTGACTCCGAAGACTCCGCGCTAATCGAGTCGGCTGACGAGTCCCTGGACAGCGCAGTAGACTCCAACTTGTCCGATGAAGAGGCTTGCTCAGAACGCAGGAGAAAGAAGGGGCATGGTGATTTAA gTGCAGCAACAAAAGTACCAAGGATCCCATTTGCTGTAAAATGTGCGAAATCATATTTAAAACAAAGCATGGATGacta TCGTAACGCATTTCTAACAAATGGAGCACTATACCCTCGGTGGCGAACGTGCGATATAGAATTAATCGCGGACGACCAAATAGCACCATATTTGCCAACTCTGAAGGAATCTTGCAATGTGATAATCGGTAGATCTGATCCCGTTACATATAATCTGTTCCAAGCTAAAAAACAAAACG GGTTCTCAATATTCGTTGGTGGGTGTATTCAAGCCATTTCGTGGGCCCCTCCACACTTGGGCGATAGCAGCGATGCATTGGGGCACTTTTTGGCCGTGGTCTGCCATAACAACGTCGATGCACCGCGGCTCGACTGCGCCAAGACTTACGAGTACTCGGGACTCATACAAATATGGGACTTTGGAGATCTATCGAG TACATACCCGGAGTTTGCCCTGGGAATAGCGCACGATTATGGTACAGTTTGGGCAATCGATTGGTGCCCTTCGGGAGTAAGAGatgtttttcctttagaggaaGATAATGAGTCTAATTCATGTACGTTTCTGAGACTTGGCCTTTTGGCCGTGGCGTGCTCCAATGGCTCCGCTTATATTTTCTCTGTGCCTTATCCTTCAATAGTCAAATTTAA TGACAAAAATGTATATAAGCTAACTCCAGTTGCAGAACTTAGGTTGTCTAGAGGAATGCGACGAGATTCATGTCAAGCCACTTCGATTAGCTGGTCTCCG caaAACGGCCATGGAACAGTTATGGTGGGGTACTCCAGTGGCACGGTtgcattgtacaatttggaatGCGATTCCCCGCTGTTGATGGAGAAAGAAGGCGCGGTCAACATATTCTATCCTTTTCTAGACGAGCGTCCCCATAGTTCTTGTATAACAG ATGTCAAGACGTTTCCCAGTAGCGTGGGTGCCGGGTTGATGAGCAGCGTGTCGCCGACCGGCAGCGAGACGGCCCAGATGCGCGGCTTCGCGCGGATACACAAACACTTGTCGTCCACTTCCTCTGCGTTTGCGCCGCACTGGCCCGCTCTGATGGTGTCGGGGAACGAACTTATTG TGAACCAAGCAGTAAACGAGTTGGATTTCTGGCATCAGGGGCGGCGCACGGGAGCGGTACAGAGGTGCTGCGGGTGTCTATACTGTGGGCATATGGCCAACTTCGCGCCGCCCGTCCTCAAAATCCTCACCACACATCCCGCCTACACCGATTTCAATAAAGAG CCAATCGCCGTTTTTCAAATGAGGCCACTGAGTAAAAAGCGACCAAAACAGAAGAACGACGAACTTCAAGTGAAGTTGGAACCTCTTACGTACCACGATGCCGTGAAATTGTATGCTTTAGACTTCAAGCTTATTAAGGACCTTGATAAG GAATCTGCCAAACAGCTCAATAAACCTAGGGAGCAATATCCGGAGAGGTTTCCTCTGAGTGATGTACCGTCTATGGCTTTCTACCCTTCGCAGAAACACCACAAGAAACTAGCCGTGGCCACACACGCtggcattatatttattttaactgaTGATGTTGCTTTATGA
- the LOC123869043 gene encoding queuine tRNA-ribosyltransferase catalytic subunit isoform X1, which produces MGSTSIALTFNVQAKCNISRARAASMKLPHYEVETPVFMPVGTQGTMKGLLPDQLENLNCEIILGNTYHLGNRPGVEVLTKVGGLHKFMGWNRALLTDSGGFQMVSLLKLAEITEQGVKFKSPYDDTEIMLTPEKSIEIQNCIGADIIMQLDDVVQTTFQDYDRIKEATERTSRWLDRCLKAHKRPTEQSIFPIVQGLLNPELRRQSAEEHITKDVNGFAIGGLSGGEAKDDFWPMVNLGTEILDKNKPRYLMGVGLAIDLVVCVALGVDMFDCVFPTRTARFGCALINTGQLNLKQKQFESDLNPIDKDCECTTCKNYTRAYLHCIVSVETVACHLISVHNIAFQMRLMRTMRENIKQGTFPQFVKKFVNDLHPDKNYPSWVKNSLMSVGINLLED; this is translated from the exons atgGGAAGCACATCGATAGCGTTAACGTTCAATGTGCAAGCAAAATGTAACATATCAAGAGCTCGAGCCGCATCAATGAAGTTACCGCATTATGAAGTTGAAACTCCTGTATTTATGCCGGTTGGAACTCAG ggGACAATGAAAGGATTATTGCCAGATCaacttgaaaatttaaattgtgAGATTATATTAGGAAACACCTACCATTTGGGAAACAGACCTGGTGTGGAAGTACTGACAAAAGTAGGAGGCCTTCACAAGTTTATGGGATGGAATAGAGCTCTCCTCACTGATTCAGGAGGATTCCAAATGGTATCATTACTTAAATTAGCAGAGATTACAGAACAAGGTGTCAAATTTAAATCCCCGTATGATGATACTGAAATAATGTTAACACCAGAAAAGTCTatagaaattcaaaattgtataG gtGCTGATATTATAATGCAGCTAGACGATGTAGTACAAACAACTTTTCAAGATTATGATCGTATAAAAGAGGCCACAGAACGAACAAGTCGCTGGTTGGACCGTTGTCTGAAAGCTCATAAAAGGCCCACCGAACAAAGTATATTCCCCATAGTACAAGGATTATTAAATCCAGAATTACGAAGGCAGAGTGCTGAGGAACATATCACTAAAGATGTCAATGGTTTTGCTATCGGCGgtcttag TGGTGGAGAAGCAAAAGATGACTTTTGGCCCATGGTCAACCTAGGGACTGAAATActagataaaaataaaccaCGCTATCTGATGGGAGTCGGATTGGCTATTGACCTTGTTGTGTGTGTTGCACTGGGAGTTGACATGTTTGATTGTGTCTTCCCTACACGGACAGCT aGATTTGGCTGTGCACTAATAAATACAGGACAATTGAATCTAAAACAGAAACAATTTGAAAGTGATCTCAATCCAATTGACAAAGACTGTGAATGTACTACATGTAAAAACTACACCAGAGCCTATTTACATTGTATAGTATCAGTTGAAACTGTAGCCTGCCATTTAATCTCAGTGCACAATATTGCTtttcag ATGCGTCTGATGAGAACTATGAGAGAAAATATTAAACAGGGAACATTCCCACAATTTGTGAAGAAATTTGTGAATGACTTACATCCTGATAAGAACTATCCTAGCTGGGTTAAAAACTCATTGATGTCTGTTGGAATTAACTTATTGGAAGACTGA
- the LOC123869043 gene encoding queuine tRNA-ribosyltransferase catalytic subunit isoform X2, with product MGSTSIALTFNVQAKCNISRARAASMKLPHYEVETPVFMPVGTQGTMKGLLPDQLENLNCEIILGNTYHLGNRPGVEVLTKVGGLHKFMGWNRALLTDSGGFQMVSLLKLAEITEQGVKFKSPYDDTEIMLTPEKSIEIQNCIGADIIMQLDDVVQTTFQDYDRIKEATERTSRWLDRCLKAHKRPTEQSIFPIVQGLLNPELRRQSAEEHITKDVNGFAIGGLSGGEAKDDFWPMVNLGTEILDKNKPRYLMGVGLAIDLVVCVALGVDMFDCVFPTRTAMRLMRTMRENIKQGTFPQFVKKFVNDLHPDKNYPSWVKNSLMSVGINLLED from the exons atgGGAAGCACATCGATAGCGTTAACGTTCAATGTGCAAGCAAAATGTAACATATCAAGAGCTCGAGCCGCATCAATGAAGTTACCGCATTATGAAGTTGAAACTCCTGTATTTATGCCGGTTGGAACTCAG ggGACAATGAAAGGATTATTGCCAGATCaacttgaaaatttaaattgtgAGATTATATTAGGAAACACCTACCATTTGGGAAACAGACCTGGTGTGGAAGTACTGACAAAAGTAGGAGGCCTTCACAAGTTTATGGGATGGAATAGAGCTCTCCTCACTGATTCAGGAGGATTCCAAATGGTATCATTACTTAAATTAGCAGAGATTACAGAACAAGGTGTCAAATTTAAATCCCCGTATGATGATACTGAAATAATGTTAACACCAGAAAAGTCTatagaaattcaaaattgtataG gtGCTGATATTATAATGCAGCTAGACGATGTAGTACAAACAACTTTTCAAGATTATGATCGTATAAAAGAGGCCACAGAACGAACAAGTCGCTGGTTGGACCGTTGTCTGAAAGCTCATAAAAGGCCCACCGAACAAAGTATATTCCCCATAGTACAAGGATTATTAAATCCAGAATTACGAAGGCAGAGTGCTGAGGAACATATCACTAAAGATGTCAATGGTTTTGCTATCGGCGgtcttag TGGTGGAGAAGCAAAAGATGACTTTTGGCCCATGGTCAACCTAGGGACTGAAATActagataaaaataaaccaCGCTATCTGATGGGAGTCGGATTGGCTATTGACCTTGTTGTGTGTGTTGCACTGGGAGTTGACATGTTTGATTGTGTCTTCCCTACACGGACAGCT ATGCGTCTGATGAGAACTATGAGAGAAAATATTAAACAGGGAACATTCCCACAATTTGTGAAGAAATTTGTGAATGACTTACATCCTGATAAGAACTATCCTAGCTGGGTTAAAAACTCATTGATGTCTGTTGGAATTAACTTATTGGAAGACTGA
- the LOC123869067 gene encoding coiled-coil domain-containing protein 25, giving the protein MVFYFTSDVVSPPVTLFMGTDKHENEDLIKWGWPEDVWFHVDKVSSAHVYLRLAPGQTIDDIPNSVLDDACQLVKANSIMGNKMNDIDIVYTMWSNLKKTAGMEVGQVAFHKDKDVRKVRIIKRINDIVNRLNKTKREAFPDLRLERETRDRLEREDKKKLVREKREKEKEEEKRKKEEAELRSYATLMKKENMKTNHDGNDSDDFM; this is encoded by the exons atggttttttattttacaagcgATGTTGTTTCACCACCTGTAACTTTATTCATGGGTACCGATAAACATGAGA atgAAGATTTAATCAAATGGGGATGGCCCGAAGATGTTTGGTTCCATGTAGATAAAGTTTCATCAGCACATGTCTACCTTCGTTTAGCACCT GGTCAAACGATAGACGATATACCAAATTCTGTGCTTGATGATGCATGCCAATTAGTAAAAGCAAACTCTATAATGGGTAATAAAATGAATGATATTGACATTGTTTACACAATGTGGTCAAATTTGAAGAAAACAGCTGGGATGGAG GTAGGACAAGTTGCATTTCACAAAGACAAGGATGTAAGAAAAGTCAGAATAATTAAAAGAATAAATGATATTGTGAATAGactaaacaaaactaaaagaGAAGCATTTCCTGATTTGAGACTAGAAAGAGAAACTAGAGACAGGTTAGAAAGAGAAGATAAAAAGAAATTGGTAAGAGAAAAAAGGGAAAaggaaaaagaagaagaaaaacgcAAGAAAGAGGAAGCAGAATTAAGAAGTTATGCTACTTTGATGAAgaaagaaaatatgaaaacaaaTCATGATGGAAATGATTCTGATGATTTTATGTAA
- the LOC123865505 gene encoding protein Dr1 produces MGSPERELCPPPSEEDELTLPRASINKMIKELVPSVRVAFESRELILNCCTEFIHLISSEANEVCNQSNKKTINAEHVLQALDRLGFSDYTVEAEAVLKDCKAVAAKRRRQSTRLENLGIPEEELLRQQQELFAKAKEEQAKHEQQQWLLLQQQGLIGVEGAPQPYVPPPSVKQEDTEDDDYS; encoded by the exons ATGGGAAGTCCAGAGCGAGAGTTATGCCCTCCACCATCAGAAGAAGATGAATTAACTTTGCCTCGAGCAAGCATTAACAAAATGATCAAAGAGTTAGTACCTTCTGTTCGAGTTGCTTTCGAGTCTCGTGAGCTAATACTCAATTGTTGTACGGAATTTATTCATCTCATAAGTTCGGAGGCTAATGAAGTATGTAAtcaaagtaataagaaaactataaatgCTGAACATGTTCTTCAAG CATTAGATCGGCTAGGGTTCAGTGACTACACAGTTGAAGCAGAAGCAGTCCTGAAAGATTGCAAAGCAGTGGCTGCTAAAAGGAGAAGACAAAGCACAAGGCTTGAAAACCTGGGCATCCCAGAAGAAGAGCTGTTGAGACAACAGCAAGAATTATTCGCTAAA GCTAAAGAGGAACAAGCGAAACATGAACAACAGCAATGGTTACTGTTACAACAACAGGGCTTGATTGGTGTGGAGGGGGCGCCCCAGCCCTATGTACCACCACCGTCAGTCAAACAAGAGGACACTGAAGACGATGACTACTCATAG